The window ACTGCTTGATCTGTATATCGTCCAGGGCTTCATGACGGAACGCGAGTGCGCGGACCTGATCTCCCTGATCGATGCAACGAGCCGACCGTCGACACTGTATCAGGATACAGAGATCAAGGGCTTTCGAACCAGCTACAGCGGCGATCTCGACCCGAATCATCCGCTCGTCCAGATTATCGAAGGGCGGATCTGCAACCTGATGGGTGTTGACAAGCGGTGTGGCGAAACGCTTCAGGGACAACGCTACGCCATAGGGCAGCAGTTCAAGCCGCATCATGACTATTTCCACACAAACCAGGCCTATTGGCAGAAGGAAAAGCCACGCGGAGGACAGCGTAGCTGGACGGCCATGATCTACCTCAATGAGCCCGAAGGCGGGGGCGAAACCAATTTTCCCAATGCCGGCATGTGCGTTTCACCACGCACGGCCATGCTGGTTCTGTGGAACAATATGGACGAAATGGGCGCGCCCAACGAGTTGACCTTGCATGAGGGCTGTCCGGTGACGGCTGGCACGAAATATATTGTCACCAAATGGTTTCGGGAGCATTTCTGGGGCTGACCGTGGGTCGGGGGACGCATTATGTTTGTGGGTCATTATAGCGTGGCATTCGCGGCGGCTGCACACCCCAAGGCACCCCGTTTGGGCACATTGTTTGTGGCCGCGCAGCTCATGGATCTGGGCTTTTTCACTTTTGTCCTGACCGGCACCGAGCATATGCGCCTGACCCCGGGGATGACGGCCATGAACAACATGGACCTTTATGACATGCCCTTGACGCACAGTCTTGTGGGAGCAGGGGGCCTTGCATTGGTGTTCGGACTCATTGTGGCGCGCTGGCTGCGCAGCGTGATCGCCGGAGCGATCGGAGGCGCTGTTGTCCTCTCTCACTGGCTGCTCGATCTGCTTGTCCATGGCCCGGACCTCACGATCATGGGCAGCCCGCCCAAGTTGGGCCTTGGCCTGTGGAATCATCCGGCGATTGAAATGCCGCTTGAAATCGGGCTGCTTTTCGTGAGCGCCTGGCTGTTTGCAAGGGCAAGACGGCCAGCGAACTGGCGGTTGGCCGTGCTGCTGGCTGTGCTTATCGCCTTGCAGGCCTTCAACTGGTTTGCGCCACAGCCAACCCAACTCGACGCAAGCCAGTCAGTCCTTGGTCTGGTCGCCTATGTCCTTGCCGCTCTTGTTGCCTGGTGGGTCGCCAAGGATCGGTCGGACGTTCAGGTCGCATAGGGGCTAGGCGGATGGGGCGCGGCCCGCTAAGGCCGCGCGCATGTCCGAAATCACGCCCGAAATCGTCGCCGAACACGGCCTTTCCCCGGAAGAATATGAGCGCGTCCTTCACGCGATAGGTCGCGCGCCGAACCTGACCGAGTTGGGCATATTCTCGGTCATGTGGTCCGAGCATTGCTCATACAAATCCTCACGGATTCATCTGAAGAAGCTGCCGACGACCGGCCCGCAGGTCATATGCGGGCCCGGCGAAAATGCCGGCGTTGTCGATATTGGCGACGGGCAGGCGGCGATCTTCAAGATGGAAAGCCATAACCATCCGTCGTACATCGAACCCTATCAGGGCGCGGCGACGGGCGTTGGCGGCATCTTGCGCGACGTGTTCACAATGGGTGCGCGGCCGATTGCCAACCTCAATGCACTGCGCTTTGGCCGACCCGACCATCCCAAGATGCGCCACCTGATATCTGGCGTGGTGCGTGGCATCGGCGGCTATGGCAATTGCGTGGGCGTGCCGACCGTTGGTGGGGAGGTCAATTTCCACACCGCCTATGATGGCAATATCCTTGTGAATGCGATGACAGTCGGGATCGCAGAGACTGACAAGATCTTTTATTCCGCGGCAAGCGGCCCGGGCAATTCGATCGTCTATGTCGGCTCGAAGACCGGGCGCGACGGCATTCACGGCGCAACAATGGCGAGCGCAGATTTCTCGGAAGACAGCGAAGAAAAGCGCCCCACCGTTCAAGTCGGTGATCCCTTTACCGAGAAGCTTCTGATCGAGGCCTGCCTCGAACTCATGGCGTCCGACGCCATCGTTGCGATCCAGGATATGGGCGCAGCAGGACTGACCTCATCAAGCGTCGAGATGGCCTCAAAGGGTGGTGTCGGGATCGAACTCGACATGAACAAGGTGCCGTGCCGGGAAGATGGCATGACCCCCTATGAAATGATGCTTTCCGAATCACAGGAACGCATGCTGATGGTGCTGAAGCCGGGTCGCGAAGACTTTGCCGAGGCCATCTTCCGCAAATGGGAACTCGACTTTGCCGTGATCGGCACCGTGACCGAGACGGGCCATATGGTGCTGAAATGGAATGGCGAGACCGTGGCTGACATTCCCCTCGCGCCCTTGGCGGATGACGCGCCACTCTATGATCGGCCCCACGTCAGCCGCGAAGAATACAAGGCCTGGGCCAAGGTCAAACCGCTTACCGACATGCCGGAAAGTGCTGATATCGGTGCCGACCTTCTGAAGCTGATGGCCAGCCCCGACATCGCTTCCCGGCGCTGGATCTGGGAGCAATATGACAACAAGGTGGGCGGCGACACAATCCAGCCTCCCGGAGGCGATGCGGCAGTCGTTCGCATACACGGGACGCACAAGGCGCTGGCCATGTCGACCGATTGCACGCCACGCTATTGCTATGCTGATCCCTATGAGGGTGGAAAGCAGGCGGTTGCCGAATGCTATCGCAACCTCACGGCCGTTGGCGCGACGCCGCTTGCGATCACCAATTGTCTGAACTTTGCCAATCCGCAGCGTCCTGAAATCATGGCGCAGATTGTGGGCTGCCTGGACGGGATGGCTGATGCCTGCCGGGCACTCGACTTCCCGATCGTCAGTGGAAATGTCTCGCTCTACAATGAGTCGAAAGCGACCGGCGGCGGCAGCGCCATCCTTCCCACACCTGCGATCGGCGGCATCGGCCTATTGAAGGACTGGTCGAAGGCTGTTGGAATCGGGTTCAAGGCCGAGGGCGAAACGATCTGGCTACTGGGGGGGCATGGTTCAACTCTCGGCCAGTCGATCTGGCTGCGTGAAGTCTGCGGGCACGAAGCGGGTTCACCGCCGTCAGTTGATCTTGAGCAAGAGCGCGCTGCGGGAAATCTTGTGCGCCAGCTTGTGCTGGAAGGCATTGCAACGGCCGTGCATGATATTTCAGATGGTGGCCTCATTGTTGCGATTGCGGAAATGGGCCTTGCCGGAGGAATGGGGGCCCAACTTGATCCCCTCAATACCGTGCAGGCATTTGGTGAAGACCAGGGGCGTTACCTGATCACCACCGCGCCAGGCACTAATGTTCCTAGCGCAATTGCGATCGGCAAGACAGGCGGGACCCAGGTCTTCGGAGTCTCCCTTGCAGACCTTCGTTCAGCGCACGAGGGATTCTTCCCCGAGCTCATGGGCTGATACCCCCTTCATTGCCCCGATCCTTGCGAGATCGGGAGGATGACCTTTAGGCTGCTGCAGCGAGGAAGTTGTAAGGGTCGATCCCGCGTGATCGGTAGGCTGTGTGGGCCGCCCGGTAAAGGCTGGGCTGGCCGATGTTCAAGCGTTTGCGGGCCGATTCGATCGGTTCGGCAAGAAGTTCTATAATCGACTCATCGACCAGATTCGCTGCCGCGGTGCCGTTACGCTGGCCTTCGCGGATGGCCTTGAGCACGGGAGCACCCACCTTGATCTTGCGGCGCAGTTCCAAGCCCCCAAGATAGGAAATGAACAGGTTCCCGAGATTCCGGTTCTGGCCATAGGTAAAGCCGAGCACACATTGTTCGCCCAAGGCGTCGCGGCCATAACCGGTCAGCACGTGCAGCAGGTCATGGGTATCGCGCAGCCGATTGGCGTACCATTCGACTTGATCATTGTAGCGCGGCCGGTCTCCGCGCATCTTTTCGGCCTCGGCGACGAGCCCAGCAGCCGACAGGCCCTCGCGGTCCATGAAGTCGACATAAGCGCGGCCGACGGTTCCGGCGGGGAGCCGCTTCAGCGTTTCGTGATCATCCAGAATCGTCGGCAGAAACGGCTCGCTCTCCATTAGCCGCCGCCCGCGCGGGCTTTCGATAAAGGCCTTTGCTTCAGGCAGGAAACTCTTGCGCGGCAAGCACTCAAAAATGTGGAAGACCTGCTCCGTATCTTCCTTGTCCTTCAGAAGCTTGCGGAAATGCCCAAGCGCCTTGAATGGACGAAAGCGCGGTTCGGGCCGTGCAGGATCGCGAAAGAGAGTCGGTTGCATTCTGTCGTCCTAGCCATATTGACAACGATGTCAATAGTGATCTGGTGCTTGCCAAGCCGATGGTCGGCCTGCCAGAACCGGCAAAGGTGAGGATCTGGAGACAAACATGACCAAAATCAGTGCACGAATCGGGTTCACATTTGCTCTGGTCGCGCTCGCAAGCCCGGTCCTGTCAGCGACGCCGGAAGATGTCGCGCGGGCCGCACTGGCGAGATCTCCTGTTGTTGACGGTCACAATGATGTGCCCGAACAGCTTCGCTCGCGCTTTGGCAATGATTTCTCAAAGTTCGATTTTCACGATATGTCGCCCACAGCATCGCAAAAGGGCGGCAAGATGCATACGGATCTTGCACGGCTCAGGAAGGGGATGGTCGGCGGGCAGTTCTGGTCCGTCTGGGTGTCCACAGACCAGAGCGAAGTCTCTGCTGTCCGGGAAGTTACAGAGCAGATCGACGTCGTCGAACGGCTGGTGGCGGCATACCCGAAGGACCTGATGCTTGCGAAAAGTGCCGACGACATTGAAGCTGCTTTCCGCCAGCGCCGGATAGCCTCGCTGATTGGCATGGAAGGTGGGCATTCGATCGGATCGTCACTTGCCGTGTTGCGACAGATGTACCGGGCCGGCGCGCGTTACATGACTATAACCCACTCGAAGAATACGCCGTGGGCCGACAGCGCGACCGATGCCCCCAAGAGTGGGGGGCTTGCGCCGTTCGGCGTCGCTGTTGTCAAGGAAATGAACCGCCTGGGCATGCTGGTTGATATCAGCCATGTGTCGGAAAAAACAATGATGGATGTGCTCGATACGACTGCCGCGCCAGTCATCTTCAGCCATTCCGGCGCGCGGGCCATTGATGGGCATGCGCGCAACGTTCCCGATTCCGTCCTGGCGCGGCTGAAGACGAATGGGGGCATTGTGATGCAGGTGCTTTTGCCGGATTATGTAAGTGAAGAGGTTCGTCAGTGGGAGGCAGCCAAGGCCGCAGAGGAAGCCCGGTCGAGCACTCTGTTCAAAGGCGATCCTGCCGGTGCGGCTGGCGCGGTGGCTGACTGGATTGCAGCGCATCCAAGGCCTCATGCCACCATTTCGCAGGTTGCCGACCATATCGATCATATCCGCGAGATCGCAGGTATCGATCATATCGGCATTGGCGGGGACTTTGACGGGATGGACAGCGTGGTTGACGGTCTGGGTGATGTGTCCACCTATCCGGCCCTTTTTGCAGAGCTTGCCCGTCGCGGATACAGCCAGCAGGACCTCGAGAAAATTGCCTGCCGCAACCTTATCCGCGTCTTTCGCGCAACGGAAGCTGTGGCAAAGGCCAAGTCTGGAGAGAGCCCCTCGAACCAGAGCTTCGGCTCATAGGCAAATCCCAACGGTTGGTCGCTCATTGGGAATCGTTCGTCGCTCGGGCGGTTTCACTCGTTGCTTCGGGCGCTACAGCAGGTTGCAATGATCGGGCGGGTTCGCATCGCGTTAGTCGCGGGGGTAATGGCAATGACGGCCTGCGTTTCTTCGCAAGAAACGCCCAGCCGCATCCCGACGGCTGCAGCCCAGCCGAGTCCAGCGCCGCGCCTTGTCATATCGCTACCCACGCTGCCGCAAGCGCCATTTCCGACGGCATTGGCCCGCGCGATCCATACTCTCTGGGCCGGCTTTGACGGCAAGACCGGCATCGCCATTGCTCGCATGGATGGCAATTGGGTGATCCATGAACGCGGCGATGAACTCATGCCGCAGCAAAGCGTCTCGAAACTCTGGGTTGCAATGGCAGTTATGGACGCGATTGATCGCGGGCAACTCAGTCTTGATCAACGAGTCACGCTCACGCGTGCCGATCTGACCGTTTTCAACCAGCCGATCGCTGCAGCAATTGGCGAAGGAAGTTATACCACGACGATAGCGGACTTGCTCGACCGGCAGATGCGACGCAGCGACAATACTGCAAATGATTTCCTCATGCGCAAGGTTGGCGGGCCGCAGGCAATCCGCAACTTCATTGCGGCAAAGGGATTCGGAGCGATCCGGTTCGGACCGGGCGAAAAATACCTGCAAGCAAAAACGGCGGGCCTCACTTGGCGGCCGGAATATATCGACAATCAGGCATTTCGAGATGCCCGAGCAAAACTCAGCAATGAAGCACGTACTGCAGCAATGGATGCCTATATTGCCGATCCGCCCGACGGCGCGTCGCCAATCGCCATTGCCCGCGCGTTGCTGCGCCTGAAGCGGGGTGACATTCTTTCGCCTTCCTCGACGCGCTACCTCCTGAACCTGATGTCTACCTCGATAACGGGGCCACAAAGGCTGCACGGCGGCGTGCCTGCAGGCTGGCAATTCGCCCACAAGACGGGCACAGGGCAGGAGTACAAGGGTCGGCAGGCGGGCTTTAATGATGTCGCTGTCCTCACGGCGCCTGACGGAACAAGCTATGCTGTGGTCGTGATGATCGCAGACACGCGCACGCCTCTTCCAAAGCGCTTTGAGTTTATGCAAGGCATCAGCGCGACCGTCGCAGCATACCATCAGCAGCAATAGGCTTTTGCCCCGGCGCCGCGAACGCGCTAGACCCTCCAACAATGTCCCAGAACCACCTCTACCTGATTGACGGCTCGGGCTATATCTTCCGCGCCTATCATCGCCTTCCGCCGCTGACGAACATCCATGATGAGCCGGTCGGCGCCGTCTACGGCTATACCACCATGCTCTGGAAGCTGGCGGATGCCTTGCACAAGGCCGACGGCCCGACTCACATGGCAGTCATACTTGATGCGTCGGGCAAGTCGTTCCGCAACGACATCTATCCGCAATACAAGGCCCACCGTCCACCGGCACCCGAGGATCTTGTGCCGCAATTTCCGATGATTCGGGATGCGACGCGGGCCTTCTCGCTGCCCTGCATAGAGGTGCAGGGGCTGGAAGCCGATGACCTGATCGCCTCCTATGCCCATGCGGCGCTTGCGCAAGGCTGGAAGGTCACGATCGTGTCGACCGACAAGGATCTGATGCAGCTCATTCAGCCAGGCGTGGACATGCTCGATCCGATGAAGAGCGAAAGGCTCGGGCCGCATGCCGTGATCGAAAAGTTCGGCGTTGGCCCGGATCGCCTTGGCGAAGTCCTTGGGTTGATGGGCGATTCGGCAGACAATGTCCCCGGGGTCCCCGGGATCGGCCCCAAGACGGCAGCGAAACTGGTTCAGGAATTCGGCACAGTCGACGCTGTGCTTGCGGCGGCGCCGGAAATGAAGCCATCGAAGATGCGGGACAATCTTGTCGAATTTGCGGAGCAGGCCCGGCTTTCGCGCGTGCTGGTGGAACTCAAGTGCGATGCCCCATTGCCCGAGCCGCTCGACGATTTCCTTCTGAAGGAAGTCCCTGAACCGCCATTGCGAGCTTTCCTCGAGCATCATGGTTTTGCATCGCTGCTGAAACGTCTGGGAGGTGATGGGCCAGGCAAGCCCGATCACCAGACCATGAAACTGATCCGTTCCGAAGCGAAGACTGCTCCGCCAGCGTCATCGCCAGAACCGGAGCAATTGCCATTCGATCTTGATGCCTATGTCTGCGTGCAAACCGTCGAGGCCCTTGACGCCTGGATTGAGGAGGCGACGCTGGCCGGCGTCATCGCGGTCGATACCGAAACCGATGCGCTCGACGCCATGCAGGCTGGGCTGGTGGGCGTGAATTTTGCGACGGCACCCAATCGGGCCTGCTACATTCCCCTTGCGCATGGCGGGACAGACCTTCTGTCCGAAACGCCGCAGCAAGTTCCGTTCGACATCGCCATCGCCAAACTGAAACGGCTGCTCGAAGATCCGTCGGTCCTGAAGGTCGGGCATAACATCAAATATGACATGAACGTCCTCGCCCGATACGGAATTGTCGTCAGTCCGATTGATGACACAATGGTGATGAGCTTCGACCTCGATGCTGGTCGGCATAACCATGGGATGGACGAACTGGCGCTGCAGCATTTCGGGCACAGTTGCATATCGTTCAAGGATGTCTGTGGAACGGGGAAGAGCCAGCTGACATTTAACCAGGTGCCGCTCAGGGATGCGACGCGTTATGCAGCTGAAGATGCGGATGTGACACTCCGCTTGTGGCGTTGGTTCAAGCCGCGGTTGTCTGCCGAGAAAGTGACGCGGGTCTATGAACGGGTCGATCGTCCACTCATTCCTGTTCTTGTCCGGATGGAGCAGGAGGGCATCAAGGTCGATCGCGACGAACTCGCGCGCATGTCGAAGGAGTTTGCAGAAGGCATTGCCGGGTTCGAGGCGGAGATTCACGCGCTCGCCGGGCAGACCTTTACCGTCGGCAGCCCCAAGCAGCTGGGCGAGATTCTTTTCGGAAAAATGGGCCTGAAGGGAGGGCGCAAAGGCAAGTCCGGAGACTATTCGACAGACGTGACCGTGCTCGAAAAGCTTGCGTCCGAGGGTGTCGAGATCGCGGGCAAGGTGCTTGAATGGCGCCAGCTTTCGAAGCTCAAATCAACCTACACCGATTCATTGCAGGAACAGGTCAACCCGAAGACGGGCCGCGTCCATACGAGCTACTCCATTACGGGCGCGCAGACCGGACGGCTCTCGTCGAATGATCCCAATCTGCAGAACATCCCGATCCGCACAGAGATCGGGCGCCGCATCCGGGAGGCCTTTGTGGCGGAACCGGGCAATGTTCTCCTGTCAGCCGACTATAGCCAGATCGAATTGCGACTGGCGGCGCACATGGCAGACGTTCCGGCGCTCAAGGACGCATTCGCGAAGGGCGAGGATATT of the Aquisediminimonas profunda genome contains:
- a CDS encoding prolyl hydroxylase family protein gives rise to the protein MSAAKAKEKLGSGRLAHISKSVRKKLLRHERVEVVSSGLLDLYIVQGFMTERECADLISLIDATSRPSTLYQDTEIKGFRTSYSGDLDPNHPLVQIIEGRICNLMGVDKRCGETLQGQRYAIGQQFKPHHDYFHTNQAYWQKEKPRGGQRSWTAMIYLNEPEGGGETNFPNAGMCVSPRTAMLVLWNNMDEMGAPNELTLHEGCPVTAGTKYIVTKWFREHFWG
- the purL gene encoding phosphoribosylformylglycinamidine synthase subunit PurL, which translates into the protein MSEITPEIVAEHGLSPEEYERVLHAIGRAPNLTELGIFSVMWSEHCSYKSSRIHLKKLPTTGPQVICGPGENAGVVDIGDGQAAIFKMESHNHPSYIEPYQGAATGVGGILRDVFTMGARPIANLNALRFGRPDHPKMRHLISGVVRGIGGYGNCVGVPTVGGEVNFHTAYDGNILVNAMTVGIAETDKIFYSAASGPGNSIVYVGSKTGRDGIHGATMASADFSEDSEEKRPTVQVGDPFTEKLLIEACLELMASDAIVAIQDMGAAGLTSSSVEMASKGGVGIELDMNKVPCREDGMTPYEMMLSESQERMLMVLKPGREDFAEAIFRKWELDFAVIGTVTETGHMVLKWNGETVADIPLAPLADDAPLYDRPHVSREEYKAWAKVKPLTDMPESADIGADLLKLMASPDIASRRWIWEQYDNKVGGDTIQPPGGDAAVVRIHGTHKALAMSTDCTPRYCYADPYEGGKQAVAECYRNLTAVGATPLAITNCLNFANPQRPEIMAQIVGCLDGMADACRALDFPIVSGNVSLYNESKATGGGSAILPTPAIGGIGLLKDWSKAVGIGFKAEGETIWLLGGHGSTLGQSIWLREVCGHEAGSPPSVDLEQERAAGNLVRQLVLEGIATAVHDISDGGLIVAIAEMGLAGGMGAQLDPLNTVQAFGEDQGRYLITTAPGTNVPSAIAIGKTGGTQVFGVSLADLRSAHEGFFPELMG
- a CDS encoding Coq4 family protein, producing MQPTLFRDPARPEPRFRPFKALGHFRKLLKDKEDTEQVFHIFECLPRKSFLPEAKAFIESPRGRRLMESEPFLPTILDDHETLKRLPAGTVGRAYVDFMDREGLSAAGLVAEAEKMRGDRPRYNDQVEWYANRLRDTHDLLHVLTGYGRDALGEQCVLGFTYGQNRNLGNLFISYLGGLELRRKIKVGAPVLKAIREGQRNGTAAANLVDESIIELLAEPIESARKRLNIGQPSLYRAAHTAYRSRGIDPYNFLAAAA
- a CDS encoding dipeptidase, with amino-acid sequence MTKISARIGFTFALVALASPVLSATPEDVARAALARSPVVDGHNDVPEQLRSRFGNDFSKFDFHDMSPTASQKGGKMHTDLARLRKGMVGGQFWSVWVSTDQSEVSAVREVTEQIDVVERLVAAYPKDLMLAKSADDIEAAFRQRRIASLIGMEGGHSIGSSLAVLRQMYRAGARYMTITHSKNTPWADSATDAPKSGGLAPFGVAVVKEMNRLGMLVDISHVSEKTMMDVLDTTAAPVIFSHSGARAIDGHARNVPDSVLARLKTNGGIVMQVLLPDYVSEEVRQWEAAKAAEEARSSTLFKGDPAGAAGAVADWIAAHPRPHATISQVADHIDHIREIAGIDHIGIGGDFDGMDSVVDGLGDVSTYPALFAELARRGYSQQDLEKIACRNLIRVFRATEAVAKAKSGESPSNQSFGS
- a CDS encoding serine hydrolase, whose amino-acid sequence is MIGRVRIALVAGVMAMTACVSSQETPSRIPTAAAQPSPAPRLVISLPTLPQAPFPTALARAIHTLWAGFDGKTGIAIARMDGNWVIHERGDELMPQQSVSKLWVAMAVMDAIDRGQLSLDQRVTLTRADLTVFNQPIAAAIGEGSYTTTIADLLDRQMRRSDNTANDFLMRKVGGPQAIRNFIAAKGFGAIRFGPGEKYLQAKTAGLTWRPEYIDNQAFRDARAKLSNEARTAAMDAYIADPPDGASPIAIARALLRLKRGDILSPSSTRYLLNLMSTSITGPQRLHGGVPAGWQFAHKTGTGQEYKGRQAGFNDVAVLTAPDGTSYAVVVMIADTRTPLPKRFEFMQGISATVAAYHQQQ
- the polA gene encoding DNA polymerase I, which gives rise to MSQNHLYLIDGSGYIFRAYHRLPPLTNIHDEPVGAVYGYTTMLWKLADALHKADGPTHMAVILDASGKSFRNDIYPQYKAHRPPAPEDLVPQFPMIRDATRAFSLPCIEVQGLEADDLIASYAHAALAQGWKVTIVSTDKDLMQLIQPGVDMLDPMKSERLGPHAVIEKFGVGPDRLGEVLGLMGDSADNVPGVPGIGPKTAAKLVQEFGTVDAVLAAAPEMKPSKMRDNLVEFAEQARLSRVLVELKCDAPLPEPLDDFLLKEVPEPPLRAFLEHHGFASLLKRLGGDGPGKPDHQTMKLIRSEAKTAPPASSPEPEQLPFDLDAYVCVQTVEALDAWIEEATLAGVIAVDTETDALDAMQAGLVGVNFATAPNRACYIPLAHGGTDLLSETPQQVPFDIAIAKLKRLLEDPSVLKVGHNIKYDMNVLARYGIVVSPIDDTMVMSFDLDAGRHNHGMDELALQHFGHSCISFKDVCGTGKSQLTFNQVPLRDATRYAAEDADVTLRLWRWFKPRLSAEKVTRVYERVDRPLIPVLVRMEQEGIKVDRDELARMSKEFAEGIAGFEAEIHALAGQTFTVGSPKQLGEILFGKMGLKGGRKGKSGDYSTDVTVLEKLASEGVEIAGKVLEWRQLSKLKSTYTDSLQEQVNPKTGRVHTSYSITGAQTGRLSSNDPNLQNIPIRTEIGRRIREAFVAEPGNVLLSADYSQIELRLAAHMADVPALKDAFAKGEDIHALTAMELFGEVNRDTRGRAKTINFSLLYGISRWGLAGRLGISADEAQSMIDRYFERFPGINQYISQTLQKARETGHTETLFGRKTHFTRITSSNQTERAGSERAAINAPIQGTSADIIKRAMARMMPALEDAGLPQVKMLLQVHDELVFELPEGDVAAASPIIERVMAEAAEPLVKLDVPLGVEIGAGKSWGAAH